From a single Apium graveolens cultivar Ventura chromosome 2, ASM990537v1, whole genome shotgun sequence genomic region:
- the LOC141707927 gene encoding protein LIGHT-DEPENDENT SHORT HYPOCOTYLS 10-like has translation MSRERGKEVVEGSSAAETPSRYESQKRRDWNTFGQYLGNQKPPVSISQCTSSHVHGFLAYLDQFGKTKVHVQGCIFYGEPEPPAPCACPLKQAWGSLDALIGRLRAAYEENGGSPETNPFASDSIRLHLRQVKEVQAKARGIPYKKKKKKTSTSTSTTPSQTKKNQDDSTSAGI, from the coding sequence ATGTCTAGAGAAAGAGGCAAAGAAGTTGTTGAGGGATCATCAGCAGCAGAAACTCCGAGCCGATACGAATCGCAGAAACGGAGAGACTGGAATACTTTTGGTCAGTACTTGGGTAATCAGAAGCCTCCAGTGTCAATCTCACAGTGCACCAGTAGTCATGTACATGGTTTTCTTGCATATTTGGATCAGTTTGGAAAGACTAAAGTTCATGTCCAAGGCTGCATATTTTACGGAGAGCCTGAGCCTCCTGCTCCTTGTGCCTGTCCACTTAAACAGGCCTGGGGAAGCCTTGATGCTCTTATTGGAAGGCTTCGAGCTGCCTACGAAGAAAATGGCGGATCACCCGAAACTAATCCCTTTGCAAGCGATTCCATTCGCCTGCATCTTCGACAAGTCAAGGAGGTTCAAGCCAAGGCTAGGGGAATACCAtacaagaagaaaaagaagaagactagcacTAGTACTAGTACTACTCCTAGCCAAACCAAGAAAAATCAGGATGACTCCACTTCTGCAGGCATTTAG
- the LOC141707926 gene encoding trihelix transcription factor ENAP1-like — MTTSHRSFHRPLPSWAALSSSRRSFTGKTPLPITAGNMNKPPISSSTKLDPTREIIWSNEATKTLIETWGDMYKQLNRGSLKQTHWQQVTDVVNIRHAGVLFCTDVQVKNRIDTVKKKYKKEKIRVVESAGKYVSKWPFFDFLDFLIGSPALEEDTGKPTCRRGRKMSFPAGIEIPVGRRSKRPALVSEVFSGDGDVGRRKFEAMAEVAAKIVAEEAEEGGEEEGEIGKVAQAIEKLGERYERIEREKMDRLIELEKHKMKLAIDLNVQIMNYVSELRMKVDNNEEAGVVDDARESKL; from the exons ATGACTACTTCTCATCGATCTTTCCACCGTCCTCTTCCTTCATGGGCTGCCCTTTCATCTTCCCGACGCTCTTTCACCGGAAAAACCCCACTTCCGATCACCGCCGGCAACATGAACAAACCCCCCATTTCTTCATCGACCAAATTGGATCCGACCCGCGAGATTATATGGTCCAATGAAGCTACCAAAACGCTTATAGAGACGTGGGGTGATATGTATAAGCAACTTAATCGTGGTAGTTTGAAGCAAACGCACTGGCAACAAGTCACCGACGTTGTCAATATCCGGCACGCCGGCGTGTTGTTTTGTACGGACGTTCAGGTTAAGAATCGAATTGATACTGTTAAGAAGAAGTATAAGAAGGAGAAGATCAGGGTTGTTGAATCCGCCGGAAAATATGTGTCCAAGTGGCCGTTTTTCGACTTTCTTGATTTTTTGATCGGAAGTCCGGCGCTGGAGGAGGATACGGGGAAACCCACTTGCCGTAGGGGGAGAAAAATGAGTTTTCCGGCGGGTATTGAAATTCCGGTGGGTCGCCGGAGTAAACGGCCGGCGCTGGTGTCGGAGGTTTTTTCCGGTGATGGGGATGTGGGGAGGAGGAAGTTTGAGGCAATGGCGGAGGTGGCGGCGAAGATAGTGGCCGAAGAGGCGGAGGAGGGTGGGGAAGAGGAAGGCGAGATTGGGAAGGTTGCTCAGGCGATTGAGAAGCTTGGGGAGAGGTATGAGAGAATTGAGAGGGAGAAGATGGATCGCTTGATTGAGTTGGAGAAGCATAAGATGAAGTTAGCGATTGATTTGAATGTGCAGATTATGAATTATGTTTCGGAATTGAGGATGAAGGTTGATAACAATGAGGAAGCTGGAGTAGTGGACGATGCTAGAG AGAGTAAGCTGTAG